AATGTAGATTGCACGGTTCGTGCCAGCCAGCGATAAAAATGCATAAACGACTTACTACAACGAAATTTCAACAACTTAAAACCTGTCGCCATTCACTTTATTTGCATAAAAAGTGAATAAATAGAGATCCAATTGCGGTGGAGAGCGAGTAAAGTCGCCTGTTTATGCAATTAGAAATTTTAATTATAGAACTGTGATCATCAGCGAAATTAATTTACATCCTGCGCCCTGTTTTAGTGCGTTTCGCCCTAAATAAGGGCGTGTATTGCGCCAATGCGCATCGGCGGCGGCAATATCAATAAGTGGCGGTGGTTAAATGTAAATTCTGCTAACATCTCTGCATCTTTCACTCTGCTAAATGGCTGCGACTATGAAATTCGTCTCTTTTAATATCAATGGCCTGCGCGCCCGCCCTCACCAGCTTGAAGCGCTGGTTGAGCAACATCAGCCGGACGTCATCGGCCTGCAGGAGACCAAAGTCCACGACGATATGTTTCCGCTCGAAGATGTCGCACGGCTGGGTTACAACGTTTTTTATCACGGACAGAAAGGCCACTACGGCGTGGCGTTGCTGACCAAAGAGACGCCGATTTCCGTGCGCCGCGGCTGGCCGAACGACGGCGAAGAAGCGCAGCGCCGCATTATCATGGCGGAGATCCCCTCGCCTATCGGCGATATCACGGTGATTAACGGCTATTTCCCGCAGGGCGAGAGCCGCGACCACCCGCTGAAATTCCCGGCGAAAGAGAAGTTCTACCAGGATTTGCAAACCTATCTCGATACAGAACTCGATAAAACAAAACCGGTGTTGATCATGGGTGATATGAACATCAGCCCGACAGATCTTGATATCGGTATTGGTGAAGAGAACCGCAAACGCTGGCTGCGCACCGGCAAATGCTCTTTCCTGCCGGAAGAGCGCGAATGGATGGAGCGCCTGAAAGGCTGGGGGCTGGTGGATACCTTCCGCGAAGCTAATCCGGAAACGCAGGATCGCTTCTCGTGGTTTGATTACCGCTCAAAAGGTTTCGATGATAACCGCGGACTGCGTATCGACCTGCTGCTGGCAAGCCAACCGCTGGCAGAGCGCTGCATTGAAACCGGTATTGATTACGACATTCGCGGCATGGAAAAACCGTCCGACCACGCACCGGTGTGGGCCAAATTTAAGGTCTGACGGATGACGCCCGCGCCTTCTCCGTGGGGTTGTGCAACCTGGCTGGCGGATATGCTGCAACACCGCCCGGTCAAGGCTACCCCGGAGGGCGAATGGCGGCTGCTGGAGGTGGGATGTGACGCTGAACATATCTATCGCGCCGGGCATATTCCCGGCGCGGATTATATCGACACCCGCGAAGTAGAAAGCCTGCCGCTGTGGAATGTGCTCAAGCCAGCACAATTACGCCCGGTTCTGCTAAATCATGGCCTGCGAGCTGATAGTACCGTCATCCTTTACGGCCGCGGCAATTATGCGGCGGAACGGATGGCACATATTTTGTTATATGCCGGGATCAGGGATGTTCGCTTACTGGATGGCGGCTGGCAGAGCTGGCTGCGCGCCGGTTTAGCCTGGCAAACCGGTGCAGCGGCGGGCATAACCCCGTCATCGGATTTCGGCGTGAGTGTCCCGGCACAACCTCAGCTACTGCTCACTATGGCGCAAACCCAAAAGCGTTTAGCGCAGCCCGGTACGTTGCTGGTCAGTATCCGCAGTTGGCCTGAGTTTAGCGGTCAGACAAGCGGCTACGACTATATCGCCGCAGCCGGTGATATACCCGGCGCCCGCTGGGGGCAGGCAGCAGGCGACAGCCAGTTGATTACCAATTTTCACAATGCAGACGGCACGGTGCGCAACCCATCAGAGATCGCCGCGCTCTGGCAACAACAGCGCATCACTGGCGATAATCCGGTAATTTTTTATTGCGGTACCGGCTGGCGCGCCTCGTTTGCCTTTTTTATTGCCCGTGCGCTCGGCTGGGCGGATATCGCCGTGTATGATGGCGGCTGGTTCGAATGGAGCCAGCATACAAACGGAACGCAGTAATGACTCTTCTAAAAACCCTGGATGTCGTGGCCGCTATCATTGAGCGCGACGGCAAAATTTTACTGGCACAGCGCCCCGACCATGCCGATCAGGCCGGTCTGTGGGAATTTGCCGGTGGCAAGGTTGAAGCCGGGGAAACACAACCACAGGCGCTAACGCGCGAGTTGCGCGAAGAGTTGGGTATTGATGCTGTACCTGCGCGCTATGTTGCCAGCCATCAGCGGGAGGTTTCCGGGCGGCTGATTCATTTGCACGCCTGGCATGTGGAGAATTTTAGCGGTGAACCAGTACGCCACTATCACCGGGAGTTGTTGTGGTGCTTACCCGCCGAAGCGCTGACACTGCCGCTGGCTCCGGCGGATATTCCGCTGCTGGAAGCGTTTATGGCTTCACGCGCCGCCACACCAGCGGGTTAGTGGAAATGGTTTTCTCATCGCGCTGGCATTGTAATAACACGCCCTCGGTTTTGATAACCGCCCCTTCGCTGTAGTTTTGATTACCGTATACGCAGCATTGCATGCAGGGCTGCGTGGTCTGCGTCTGCCCACCGGAGCTGAACACTCCCGGCGGCACATTCACCTCGATTCCCGGCGACGGTAAACGTTCAGCCAGCACGCTGGTTGACGCAGCAACCAGTAACGCTGCTGCTATCCACTTAATTCGGGCCATAACTTGTCCTTTTTGATTGACGCCACTCATTACTATAACGGATCTCTGCGTCAGGACTTTAATTTCGCCGATCATCGTTTTTAGTTATGACATGTTGCCAATTATTAATTTGCCTGGTGTGCGGCTTTTTCCCTTGCAGCATGCAACCTTGCAAATGTTATAGTCCAAAAGTGCCTGCTTTTTGCGCACCACCATCACAACAAATTCACCACAACAATAAGAGATACTTATATCTATGGATCAGACGCACTCTCTTGCATCATTTCTCCAGTATGTCGAACAGCGCGACCCGCACCAGCCGGAGTACTCTCAGGCCGTTCGTGAAGTGATGACCACCCTCTGGCCCTTCCTTGAAGCTCACCCGCGTTACCGCCAGATGTCGTTACTCGAACGCCTCGTTGAACCGGAGCGCGTGATTCAGTTTCGCGTCGCCTGGGTTGATGACCGCAATCAGGTGCAGGTTAACCGCGCCTGGCGCGTACAGTTCAGTTCGGCCATTGGACCCTACAAAGGTGGCATGCGTTTTCACCCGTCGGTGAATTTATCGATCCTCAAATTCCTCGGCTTCGAACAAACGTTCAAAAATGCGCTCACTACCCTGCCGATGGGCGGTGGCAAAGGCGGCAGTGATTTCGATCCAAAAGGCAAAAGCGATGGCGAAGTGATGCGCTTCTGCCAGGCGCTGATAAGCGAACTGTATCGCCATCTTGGCGCGGATACTGATGTGCCCGCCGGGGATATTGGCGTCGGCGCGCGCGAAGTCGGTTTTATGGCCGGGATGATGAAAAAGCTCTCTAACAATACCGCCTGCGTGTTTACCGGGAAGGGGCTGTCGTTTGGCGGCAGTCTGATCCGCCCGGAAGCGACCGGTTACGGCCTGGTCTATTTCACCGAAGCGATGCTCAAGCGTCACGGTCTTAGCTTTGAAGGGATGCGCGTGGCGGTTTCCGGCTCTGGCAACGTGGCGCAATACGCGATTGAAAAAGCGATGGCCTTCGGTGCACGGGTGATCACTGCGTCGGATTCTGCCGGTACCGTGGTGGATGAAGCCGGGTTTGACCGTGAAAAACTCGCCCGCCTGTGCGAGATCAAAGCCAGCCGTGATGGCCGCATCGCGGATTACGCGCGTGAATTTGATCTGACTTACCTCGAAGGCAAGCAGCCGTGGTCAGTGCCAGTCGACATCGCGCTGCCGTGTGCCACGCAAAACGAGCTGGATATAGACGCCGCACACGCGTTGATTGCCAACGGTGTAAAAGCGGTGGCAGAAGGCGCAAATATGCCCACCACCATTGATGCCACTGAACTGTTCCTCGAGGCGGGGGTGCTGTTCGCACCGGGGAAAGCCGCGAATGCAGGCGGTGTTGCTACCTCCGGTCTGGAGATGGCGCAGAATGCCGCGCGTATGGGCTGGAAAGCGGAAAAAGTGGATGCGCGCCTGCACCACATCATGCTGGATATTCACCAGGCTTGCGTTGAGTACGGCGGCGAAGGCAAACAGACGCACTATGTGCGCGGTGCCAACATCGCGGGCTTCGTGAAAGTCGCCGACGCGATGCTGGCACAAGGCGTGATTTGATAAGCAGGCCGGGTAACAGCGAAAAGGCGTTATCCGGCCGGAGACGCCGCGTCACCGCCAGCCTCTGCTGCTGGCGGGCGTTTTTTCCCCCGGCCTTTGGCAAACGGTTTTTTCTTCTCACCGCCCGGTGCCACCAGCCCACGGAACTGACGCACCGGCGTGTTACGCGCCTGGTGAATCAGCTCGTGCAGCGTACCGACCAGCGGCTGCATAAAGTCCTGATAACGGCACTCTTTCTCACTGATTTGCGTCAGCACCGACTCCCAGTGCGCGGTCATATCGGGGCGCGCCGCCATCTCCGGCAGTGAGTGAATCAACGCCCGGCCCGGTTCGGTCGAGTGGATGTAGCGCCCTTTCTTCACCAGAAAACTGCGCTTAAACAGCAGTTCGATAATACCGGCGCGCGTTGCCTCGGTGCCCAGACCATCGGTAGCACGCAGAATTTTTTTCAGTTCTTTGTCCTGCACGAACCGCGCAATCCCGGTCATCGCCGACAGCAAGGTGGCATCGGTAAAGTGGCGTGGCGGTTGAGTCTGGCGCGCGACCACTTCGCCTTTTTCGCACAGCAATTCGTCGCCTTTTGCCACCACCGGCAATGGTGTGCCATCGTTTTCTTCATCACGCTCTTTCGAACCAAGCAGCGTGCGCCATCCGGCCTCCGCCAGAAAACGCGCTTTGGCGATAAACTTGCCGTTGGCGATATCAAGATCGATCTGGCATTTGCGAAACACCGCATCCGGACAAAATTGCATTAAATACTGGCGAGCGATCAGGTTATAAACATTGGCTTCGTTATCGCTGAGATTGACCTTCGAGGCACGGGCCGTTGGGATAATCGCATGGTGCGCATCAACTTTTTTATCGTCCCAGCAGCGGTTGCGCGTGTCCGGGTTCACCACCGGCTGCGGCAACAGATCCGGGGCATGCGCGCCAATCGCATTCATCACCGCATGTCGCCCGGCGAAGTGCTCTTCTGGTAAATAGCGGCAATCAGAACGCGGATAGGTGATCAACTTGTGGGTTTCGTAGAGTTTCTGGCAAATATCGAGCACATTCTGCGCACTAAGACCATAACGTTTTGCCGCTTCAATTTGCAGTGCGGAAAGCGAAAACGGCAGCGGCGCGAGTTCTGATTCCCGTTTATCGTTATAGGCCGTCACCAGCGCGGGTTGGCCGCTAATGCGGTTCACCACATGCTCCGCCAGCGGGCGATGCAACAGGCGCCCTTCATCGTCCTGATAAGGCTCACACGCCTCGCTCGGCTGCCACAGGGCGGTAAAGCGCTCCCCGGCAGGCGTGACGATATGCGCTTTCACCTCAAAGAAATCTTTCGCCACGAAGTTCTCAATCTCTTCGTCGCGACGCACCACCAGCCCCAGCACCGGCGTCTGCACGCGCCCCACAGAGAGTACGCCCTGATAACCGGCGTTGCGCCCCAGCAGCGTATACGCGCGGGTCATATTAATGCCGTAGAGCCAGTCGGCACGGGCGCGCGCCAGCGCCGACACGCACAACGGAATAAATTCGCTATTCGCTCGCAGGCGTTCAATTGCCCGCTCCACCGCCTGCGGATTGAGATCGTTAATCAGGCAGCGTTGCACCTGCTGGCGTTTTTCGGCGGGCAGTTGCAGATAATCAATTACTTCATCAACCAGCAACTGCCCTTCACGATCCGGGTCACCGGCATGCACCACCTGTTCGGCATCGGCGAGCAGGCGTTTGATAACATTGATTTGCTTGAGCACCGACGGGCGCGGCTGCAACTGCCATTTTTCCGGCACTATCGGAAGATCGGCCAGATTCCAGCGCGCATAGCGGCTGTCATAGGCATCCGGCTGTGCCTGCTCAAGCAGGTGACCAATGCACCAGGTCACCACCTGACCATTACCGCACTCAATATAGCCGTCGCCTTTGCGATGCGGCTTCGGCAGCACATCGGCAATGGCACGCGCCAGACTGGGCTTTTCGGCAATAAATAACCGCATAGGATTAACGGATCTCAATCATCGGGCGACCGCCGCGCGCGCTAACCAGCTCACCAATCGCGCTCAGTTGAATTCCGTATTCCGCCGCCGTGGCTTTGACTTCCTCTTCCGAACCCGGTGCCACCGCCAGCAGCAAGCCGCCGGACGTTTGCGGATCGCACAGCAAATCGCGCACCGCCATCGGCATTTCGCCCATCAGGTGACCATAGCTGGCGAAGTTACGCTGCGTACCGCCCGGCACTGCGCCCTGCGCAATGTACTCTTCTACGCCCGGTAATTTCGGCACATCCTGATACCAGACTTGTGCCTGCACGCCCGCGCCCTGACACATTTCACTCAGGTGGCCGAGCAGGCCAAAGCCGGTGACATCGGTCATCGCTTTTACGCCGTCGATCCCGGCAAAAGCGGCACCGGCAAGGTTCATGCGGCACATCACTTCTGTTGCCAGACCAACGTGTTCCGGTTTAAGCAGCGATTTTTTTTCCGCCGTGGTTAATACGCCAATGCCCAGCGGCTTGGTGAGGAACAGTTTGCAGCCAGCCTGGGCGGTGCTGTTTTTCTTCACGCGTTCGGTTGGCACCACACCGGTCACGGCAAGGCCAAAAATCGGCTCCGGCGCGTCAATTGAGTGACCACCCGCCAGGGCAATCCCCGCCTGCTGGCAGGCAAAACGCCCACCATCGATCACCTCACGCGCAATTTCCGGCGCCAGTTTGTCGAGTGGCCAGCCCAGAATAGCAATCGCCATAATCGGTTTGCCGCCCATCGCGAAAACATCGCTAATGGCGTTGGTCGCAGCAATGCGGCCAAAGTCGAAGGGGTTATCGACAATCGGCATAAAGAAGTCGGTGGTGCTGATAATGCAGGTACCGTTACCCAAATCGTAAACGGCGGCGTCATCACGCGTTTCGTTGCCGACAAGCAGGTTCGGGTCGAGAAACTTCGCCTGCTCGCTATGCAGAATGGTATCCAGCACTTTGGGGGAAATTTTACAACCGCAACCGGCTCCGTGGCTGTATTGCGTTAAACGAATGGCTTGCTCGCTCATGGACATCTCCTGTCATTGCAATCGCGCTATGGTAGCGCCCAAATGCTGAGCTGGTAAGTCTGGCAATCTGAATTCGCGCGTTATTGCTCATTAAGCAAACGAAACAGACATAACCTGCGATGATTTTTTGCTCGCAAACATCATCTCAATAACTACATCGGCCATTTTGCGAGTTACCGCAATGTTCTTTTTGGCATTTCATGACAGAAATATGACAGCAGCCACTGAGGGCTACGGACGATTTTTTACACAAAGGAACCGCTCATGAAAAAAAATATCATCGCGTTTTGTCTTGCTAGTTTGCTCTCTACCAGCGCTTTTGCTCTGGTTCCATCCGGGAATGACGCCACCACCAAACCTGATCTTTACTACCTGAAAAATGCGCAGGCGATTGATAGCCTGGCGTTGTTACCACCGCCGCCGGAAGTCGGTAGCATCGCGTTTTTAAACGATCAGGCAATGTACGAACAGGGCCGCTTGCTGCGTAACACCGAACGCGGCAAACAGGCAGCGGAAGACGCTAACCTGAGCAGCGGCGGCGTGGCAAACGCCTTCTCCGGCGCATTTGGCTCACCCATCACCGAGAAAGACTCCCCGCAGTTGCATAAACTGTTGACCAATATGATCGAAGATGCAGGCGATCTGGCAACGCGCGGCGCGAAGCAAAAATATATGCGTATCCGCCCGTTTGCCTTCTACGGCGTACCGACCTGCAACACCAAGGAGCAGGATTCACTGGCGAAAAACGGCTCTTATCCGTCCGGTCATACCTCGATCGGTTGGGCGACTGCACTGGTACTGGCAGAGATTAATCCACAGCGTCAGGATCAGATCCTCAAACGCGGCTACGATCTGGGTCAAAGCCGGGTGATCTGTGGCTACCACTGGCAAAGTGATGTGGACGCGGCGCGCATTGTCGGTTCTGCTGTCGTTGCCACTTTGCATACCAACCCGGCGTTCCAGCAACAGTTGCAGAAAGCCAAAGATGAGTTTGCCGCCCAGCGTAAATAAATAGCGCGCCCGGATGGGCAAGCTTTCGCTGTGATCCTTTCGCGTTGTTATCGGCGAAAGCAGACTAGACGTTAAAAGAAAACGGCTGCGGCAGAATTGTCGCAGCCGTCAGAGATAAGGCGAAGCTTAGAAACGTGTCACGAACGGCGTGGTATCCGGTACGGTGACAGTGGTTGAGGCTTTCAATTGCGGTGTACCCAGATACAAAAAGCCGACAATTTTATCCTGTTCGCGGCAGTCAAACGCCTGGCGAACCACCGGGCTGTCGGTCAGCGGGCCTGTGCGCCAGATCCCGTTAAACCCCTGCGCCAGCGCCGCCATCTGCATTGCCATTACCGCGCAGCCAGCAGAGAGCACTTGCTCCCACTGCGGGACTTTATGGTGAACGTCGCATTTCGCCACCACCGCAATGATCAACGGCGCGCGAAAAGGCGATGTACGTGCTTTTTCGATACCTTTTTCATCCTGGCCTGCGGCAACCGCTGCCTGCTCCAGCGTCTGACTGAAACGTTCGCGCCCTTCCCCTTCGATGACAAAAAAATGCCACGGCTGCAGCGTACCGTGATCCGGCGCGCGCATGCCCGCACGCAAAATATTATCCAGTTGTTCACCTGCCGGGGCCGGTTCTGCCAGCCGGGATGCGCTACGACGATTGACGAGCAGCTCAAGTGCGTCCATTAGTTAAACTCCTGTATTGAAATTTGTTCACAAAATTAACACGGGCATAGAAATTGTTACAGCGCCGAAGGCGATTCCTGCTGACAAGTGGCGGCGGGGTAATTAGGATAACCACACTTTGCCGCTCGGGCAGCGGTGGTCGTTAACTACCAGGGAGAATACATGCGAACCCTTTGGCGTATTATTGCCGGTTTTTTCAAGTGGAGCTGGCGATTGCTGAACTTTATCCGCAAGCTGGTGCTGAATCTTTTCTTTATTTTGTTGGTGCTGGTTGTCGCTGGCGTGTGGATGCAAATGAGCGACAGTAAAACCAGCAGCAACAGTCGAGGCGCATTGCTGCTGGATATTTCCGGCGTGGTGGTGGACAAAACCTCCGCCAGTAGCCGACTTGGCGCACTGGGTCGCCAGTTGTTTGGTGCCAGTTCCGATCGCCTGCAGGAAAACTCATTGTTTGACATCGTCGACACCATTCGCCAGGCGCAGCATGACCGGAATATCACCGGGATTGTGATGGATCTGAAAAATTTTGCCGGTGCCGATCAACCGTCGATGCAATATATCGGCAAAGCGCTGCGCGAGTTCCGCGACAGCGGTAAGCCGGTTTATGCCGTGGGCGATAACTACAGTCAGGGCCAGTATTACCTTGCCAGCTTCGCCAACAAGATCTGGCTGTCGCCGCAGGGCGTGGTTGATCTGCACGGCTTTGCCACCAACGGCCTTTACTACAAATCGCTGCTTGATAAGCTAAAAGTCACCACCCACGTATTCCGCGTCGGCACCTATAAATCCGCCGTTGAGCCGTTTATTCGCGATGATATGTCCCCGGCAGCCCGCGATGCAGATAGCCGCTGGATTAATGAGCTGTGGCAGAACTACCTCAACACCGTTGCCGCTAACCGCCAAATCACCGTGCAGCAAGTTTTCCCTGGCGCACAAGCGATGCTGGATGGCCTGCGTAAAGTGGATGGCGACACGGCGAAATACGCGCTTGACAACAAACTGGTGGATGAACTGGGTTCCGCCACCGATGCGGAAAAAGCCATGGTTAAACAGTTTGGCTGGAGCACGGAGGATAAGAACTTCCGCGCGGTCAGCATGTATGATTACCAGGCGAAAAAACCGAGCGATGTTGGCGATACCGTGGCGGTAATTTTCGCTAACGGCGCGATCATGGATGGCGAGGAGACGCCGGGGAATGTAGGCGGCGATACCACTGCCGCGCAGATCCGCGATGCACGTCTGGATCCGAAAGTGAAAGCCATTGTACTACGTGTCAACAGCCCTGGCGGCAGCGTTAGCGCATCGGAAGTTATCCGCTCCGAGCTGGCGGCAGCCCGCGCGGCAGGTAAACCGGTAGTGGTTTCGATGGGCGGCATGGCGGCCTCAGGCGGTTACTGGATCTCAACACCGGCGAATTACATTGTTGCCAGTGCCAGCACGCTGACCGGCTCGATTGGTATCTTCGGTGTTATCAACACGCTGGAAAACAGCCTCGACAGTATCGGCGTACATACTGATGGCGTAGCAACCTCGCCGCTGGCAGATGTCAGCATGACCAAAGCGCTGCCGGACGAAGTTTCGCAAATGATGCAGTTGAGTATCGAGAATGGCTACAAACGCTTTATCACGCTGGTGGCGCAGTCGCGCAACAGCACGCCTGAGCAGGTTGATAAAATCGCCCAGGGTCACGTCTGGACCGGCCAGGATGCGAAAAATAACGGGCTGGTCGATGCGTTGGGCGATTTCGACGACGCGCTGGCGAAAGCGGCTGAGCTTGCGAAACTGAAACAGTGGCATATCGATTACTACGAGGAAGAGCCGACATTCTTTGATCGTGTAATGGATAGCATGTCCGGTTCGGTCAGCGCCATGCTGCCAAAAGCATTGCAGGCATACCTGCCCGCGCCGCTGGCGAGCGCGGCGCTGGAAATGAAAGCTGAAACTGACAAACTGGCGGTGTTTAACGATCCACAAAATCGTTATGCGCTCTGTCTGAATTGCGCCAATATCCGCTAAAATCACCTGACCACGTCCCCTCCACCGGAGGGGATTTTTTTGATGAAGCCAGAATATAACTATGCAAAAAAAATCCATTTACGTTGCCTACACGGGCGGTACTATCGGTATGCAACGCTCAGAACACGGCTATGTGCCGGTTTCCGGTCACCTGCAACGTCAACTGGCGCTGATGCCTGAATTCCATCGCCCGGAGATGCCTGATTTCACCATCCATGAATATGAGCCGCTGATGGATTCGTCCGATATGACACCGGAAGACTGGCAACATATTGCAGACGATGTGAAAGCGCACTATGACGATTACGATGGTTTTGTCATTCTGCATGGTACAGACACGATGGCCTACACCGCGTCGGCACTGTCGTTTATGCTGGAAAACTTAGGCAAACCGGTCATTGTGACAGGGTCACAAATCCCGCTCGCCGAACTGCGTTCTGATGGCCAAATCAACCTGCTTAATGCGTTATATGTGGCGGCCAATTTCCCGATTAACGAAGTGACGCTGTTCTTCAATAACCGTCTGTATCGCGGCAACCGCACCACCAAAGCGCACGCTGATGGTTTCGACGCGTTCGCTTCGCCTAACCTTGCGCCACTACTCGAAGCGGGTATCCATATTCGCCGTCTGGGCACGCCGCCCGCGCCGCATACCACGGGAGAGCTGGTTGTCCACCCGATTACTCCGCAGCCGATTGGCGTAGTGACGATTTATCCCGGCATTTCCGCCGATGTGGTGCGCAACTTCCTGCGCCAGCCGGTAAAAGCGCTGATACTGCGTTCTTACGGCGTAGGTAATGCGCCGCAAAACGGTGAGTTTCTGAAAGAGTTACAGGAAGCCAGCGCCCGCGGCATTGTCGTGGTCAACCTGACACAATGTATGTCCGGCAAGGTCAACATGGGCGGCTACGCCACCGGCAACGCCCTCGCCCATGCAGGTGTGATTGGCGGCGCAGACATGACAGTGGAAGCGACGCTGACAAAACTTCACTATCTGTTAAGCCAGGATCTGGACGCTGATGCCATTCGCACAGCCATGACACAAAACCTGCGCGGTGAACTGACGCCGGATGAATGAGGAGGCTCGAATGACGCAACGCGCACTGCTGCTGGTCGATATTCAGAATGATTTCTGCGCTGGCGGCGCGCTGGCTGTGACGGAAGGTGACAGCACAGTTGATGTTGCTAACGCCATGATTACGTGGTGTAAAACACGCAGCAATGCCATCGTGGCAAGCCAAGACTGGCACCCGGCCGGACATGGCAGTTTCGCCAGTCAGCACCACGTCGCGCCGTTCACGACTGGCGAACTGGCGGGATTAGCCCAAACGTTTTGGCCCGATCACTGTGTACAAAACAGCGAGGGCGCGGCGCTACATCCGTTGCTAAACCAGAAAGCCATTGACGCGGTGTTTTACAAAGGCGAAAACCCGCTGATTGATAGTTACAGCGCATTTTTCGATAACGGCCACCGTCAGGAAACCGCCCTGCACAACTGGTTGCTGCAGCACGGCATCCGCGAACTGGTAATACTCGGTTTAGCCACCGATTATTGCGTGAAATTTACCGTGCTGGACGCGCTACAACTTGGATATGAGGTGAATGTCATTACCGACGGTTGCCGTGGCGTGAACCTGAATCCGCAGGACAGCACGCAGGCGTTTATGGAGATGTCAGCGGCTGGCGCGACGCTCTATACGCTCGCGGACTGGCAGGAAACGCACGCCTGATGATGCCCCTGCCGGATGGCGTTGCGCCTCCGGCATGGCGACTTACGATTTAAACGTCGCGATCGGCTTTGGCGAAATGCCAAAATCCTCTTTTAATTGCTGCTTACTTTTCATCACCATCTGGCCGTTGGTATCAATGGTCATGTGCTGCGCCTGCGTGTTATTACGCGCCTGCCACAGCATCACTAGTTGCAGGCTGTTCTCTTTTTGCTCTGGTGTCAGCGCAACGCCATCCGGCCATTTACCTAACTCAACGGCAGTAGCCAGCCGCTGGTAGATCTCTGGCGTCATGCTGTTAACGATTTGATCAAGATTCATCTTGAAAACTCCGTGGAATAATTGCTGAATCGTTTTTTCAACCCTGAGAACGATCGCCATTTTCGTCGTCGGTAAAGCTCAGGGAAGCAGAGTTGACGCAATACCTTTCTCCAGTCGGTTGCGGGCCATCCGGGAAGACGTGCCCCAAGTGCGCATCACATTTTCCACAGCGGATTTCCACACGCTGCATGCCATGCGAATAATCGTTGATATAGCGAATAGCGTCTTCGCTCACCGGCTCAAAGAAACTTGGCCAGCCGCAGCCAGAATCATACTTGGTTTGCGAATTGAATAGCGCGGCGTCACACACCAGACAGTGATAAATCCCGTCGCGTTTGTTATGCAGAAAACGCCCGGTGAACGGCGGCTCAGTGCCGTGGTTCTGCGTCACGTAAAACTGCATTTCAGTCAGTGTTTTTTTCAGGTCGTCTTCAGAAGAATTATGCGCCATTTGCTCACGCCTCACGGTAAAAACTCGACAACTTTTCAGCCTGATTCTAACAAAACATTAACACTGCGGCGTTAACTTTTGTTCTAAACTTATTTGTTGCGGTAAAGCAGCCGGTGAATTGTGATTAATCTCACATTTTTATCCTATCTGACCTTTAAAATTCCAGGCGGCGCCCCTATATGGGGAGCATGCTCAAAGGAAGAGTGAGGCGAGTCAGTCGAACAAAGGTTATGCGGAGGATTGATTTGTCGCAATGATTGACACGAT
This genomic interval from Kosakonia sacchari SP1 contains the following:
- a CDS encoding sulfurtransferase, with the protein product MTPAPSPWGCATWLADMLQHRPVKATPEGEWRLLEVGCDAEHIYRAGHIPGADYIDTREVESLPLWNVLKPAQLRPVLLNHGLRADSTVILYGRGNYAAERMAHILLYAGIRDVRLLDGGWQSWLRAGLAWQTGAAAGITPSSDFGVSVPAQPQLLLTMAQTQKRLAQPGTLLVSIRSWPEFSGQTSGYDYIAAAGDIPGARWGQAAGDSQLITNFHNADGTVRNPSEIAALWQQQRITGDNPVIFYCGTGWRASFAFFIARALGWADIAVYDGGWFEWSQHTNGTQ
- a CDS encoding YnjH family protein codes for the protein MARIKWIAAALLVAASTSVLAERLPSPGIEVNVPPGVFSSGGQTQTTQPCMQCCVYGNQNYSEGAVIKTEGVLLQCQRDEKTISTNPLVWRRVKP
- the xthA gene encoding exodeoxyribonuclease III; this translates as MKFVSFNINGLRARPHQLEALVEQHQPDVIGLQETKVHDDMFPLEDVARLGYNVFYHGQKGHYGVALLTKETPISVRRGWPNDGEEAQRRIIMAEIPSPIGDITVINGYFPQGESRDHPLKFPAKEKFYQDLQTYLDTELDKTKPVLIMGDMNISPTDLDIGIGEENRKRWLRTGKCSFLPEEREWMERLKGWGLVDTFREANPETQDRFSWFDYRSKGFDDNRGLRIDLLLASQPLAERCIETGIDYDIRGMEKPSDHAPVWAKFKV
- a CDS encoding DNA topoisomerase III; the encoded protein is MRLFIAEKPSLARAIADVLPKPHRKGDGYIECGNGQVVTWCIGHLLEQAQPDAYDSRYARWNLADLPIVPEKWQLQPRPSVLKQINVIKRLLADAEQVVHAGDPDREGQLLVDEVIDYLQLPAEKRQQVQRCLINDLNPQAVERAIERLRANSEFIPLCVSALARARADWLYGINMTRAYTLLGRNAGYQGVLSVGRVQTPVLGLVVRRDEEIENFVAKDFFEVKAHIVTPAGERFTALWQPSEACEPYQDDEGRLLHRPLAEHVVNRISGQPALVTAYNDKRESELAPLPFSLSALQIEAAKRYGLSAQNVLDICQKLYETHKLITYPRSDCRYLPEEHFAGRHAVMNAIGAHAPDLLPQPVVNPDTRNRCWDDKKVDAHHAIIPTARASKVNLSDNEANVYNLIARQYLMQFCPDAVFRKCQIDLDIANGKFIAKARFLAEAGWRTLLGSKERDEENDGTPLPVVAKGDELLCEKGEVVARQTQPPRHFTDATLLSAMTGIARFVQDKELKKILRATDGLGTEATRAGIIELLFKRSFLVKKGRYIHSTEPGRALIHSLPEMAARPDMTAHWESVLTQISEKECRYQDFMQPLVGTLHELIHQARNTPVRQFRGLVAPGGEKKKPFAKGRGKKRPPAAEAGGDAASPAG
- the gdhA gene encoding NADP-specific glutamate dehydrogenase gives rise to the protein MDQTHSLASFLQYVEQRDPHQPEYSQAVREVMTTLWPFLEAHPRYRQMSLLERLVEPERVIQFRVAWVDDRNQVQVNRAWRVQFSSAIGPYKGGMRFHPSVNLSILKFLGFEQTFKNALTTLPMGGGKGGSDFDPKGKSDGEVMRFCQALISELYRHLGADTDVPAGDIGVGAREVGFMAGMMKKLSNNTACVFTGKGLSFGGSLIRPEATGYGLVYFTEAMLKRHGLSFEGMRVAVSGSGNVAQYAIEKAMAFGARVITASDSAGTVVDEAGFDREKLARLCEIKASRDGRIADYAREFDLTYLEGKQPWSVPVDIALPCATQNELDIDAAHALIANGVKAVAEGANMPTTIDATELFLEAGVLFAPGKAANAGGVATSGLEMAQNAARMGWKAEKVDARLHHIMLDIHQACVEYGGEGKQTHYVRGANIAGFVKVADAMLAQGVI
- a CDS encoding pyrimidine (deoxy)nucleoside triphosphate diphosphatase, with amino-acid sequence MTLLKTLDVVAAIIERDGKILLAQRPDHADQAGLWEFAGGKVEAGETQPQALTRELREELGIDAVPARYVASHQREVSGRLIHLHAWHVENFSGEPVRHYHRELLWCLPAEALTLPLAPADIPLLEAFMASRAATPAG